Proteins from one Flavobacterium sp. N2038 genomic window:
- a CDS encoding sensor histidine kinase, with protein sequence MNFIKQIDLKRAALHCFYWVFFLFFYYSNKSDNEDSYTFIFIYCFKILAQATFGYGLIYWIIPKTLNKKLYLLFIVSALGWLYFIFALLMMLKFYYLEPKFPEFFADWLGHKMTVAERLTSFKLILREFSFLTYPVIILGFISFNRKQQRLLKLEEEKKSMELKILKNQLNPHFLFNTLNNLYTLTIKKDSKAPEVIAKLSEILDFVLYRCNEDYVSIEKEITLIDNYIALEKLRYSENRLDILFTKDIQESNKISPLIVLTFIENAFKHGVINETEKAKIRLHLESKKGQIIFSIENTKPQNDHKPLSDKSKIGLENVRKQLDLLYPKKHRLEIEETENNYTVKLYLTL encoded by the coding sequence ATGAATTTTATCAAACAAATTGACTTAAAGAGAGCTGCACTTCACTGTTTTTATTGGGTTTTCTTTTTATTCTTTTATTATTCAAATAAATCAGACAATGAAGATTCTTATACTTTTATTTTCATCTATTGCTTTAAAATTTTAGCACAGGCTACATTTGGTTATGGCTTAATATATTGGATCATTCCAAAAACATTAAACAAGAAACTATACCTTCTTTTTATTGTGTCTGCACTTGGCTGGCTTTACTTCATTTTTGCCCTTTTAATGATGCTTAAGTTTTATTATCTGGAACCTAAATTCCCCGAGTTCTTTGCAGATTGGCTTGGACATAAAATGACTGTTGCGGAACGGCTTACTTCATTTAAATTGATTTTAAGAGAATTCTCCTTTCTAACCTATCCAGTTATTATCTTAGGTTTTATCAGCTTTAACAGAAAACAACAACGTCTTTTAAAACTGGAAGAAGAAAAAAAATCAATGGAATTAAAAATTCTAAAAAATCAATTGAACCCGCATTTTCTGTTTAATACGCTAAATAATTTATACACTTTAACTATAAAAAAAGATAGCAAAGCACCTGAAGTAATTGCTAAATTATCTGAAATTCTTGATTTTGTACTTTATCGTTGTAACGAAGATTATGTTTCTATCGAAAAAGAAATCACTTTGATAGATAATTATATTGCATTAGAAAAACTGCGCTATAGCGAAAACAGATTAGATATTTTGTTTACCAAAGATATTCAGGAAAGTAATAAAATCTCTCCCTTAATTGTATTGACTTTTATAGAAAATGCTTTTAAACATGGGGTGATTAATGAAACCGAAAAAGCAAAAATCAGATTGCATTTAGAGAGTAAAAAAGGGCAAATCATTTTTAGTATTGAAAACACAAAACCTCAAAATGACCATAAACCTCTTTCTGATAAATCTAAAATTGGATTAGAGAATGTCAGGAAACAACTGGATTTATTGTATCCTAAAAAACATCGCTTAGAAATTGAAGAAACCGAAAACAATTATACCGTTAAACTTTACCTTACTCTTTAA
- a CDS encoding LytR/AlgR family response regulator transcription factor: MKHKCIIVDDEPLARELIASHLANFENFELIDSFENALKAYTFLENNAVDLIFLDIEMPLLKGNDFLKKLKNPPKVIFTTAYREYALEGYELNVIDYLLKPITFDRFFVSIEKFRQLQTPKKENNSTNENYIFVTSGNKNIKIILDEILFIESLKDYITIHLENEKSYHIKQNISVFEKLLNSNFVRVHRSYIIQAKKLTSYSKNEIEINSVEIPIGNSYKENWLNHLDTIIEK, from the coding sequence ATGAAACATAAATGTATAATAGTTGATGACGAGCCTCTGGCAAGAGAATTAATTGCATCACACTTAGCCAATTTTGAAAATTTTGAGCTAATTGACTCTTTTGAGAATGCACTAAAAGCATATACTTTTTTAGAAAATAATGCAGTTGATCTTATTTTTTTAGATATAGAAATGCCGTTACTAAAAGGAAATGATTTTTTAAAAAAATTAAAAAATCCTCCTAAAGTAATTTTCACAACCGCTTACAGAGAATATGCTTTAGAAGGTTATGAGCTTAATGTAATTGATTACCTTTTAAAACCAATTACTTTTGACCGCTTTTTTGTTTCAATCGAAAAATTCAGACAACTACAAACTCCTAAAAAAGAAAACAATTCAACGAATGAAAACTACATTTTTGTAACAAGCGGAAATAAAAACATCAAAATTATTCTGGATGAAATATTATTTATCGAAAGCCTGAAAGACTATATTACAATTCATCTGGAAAATGAAAAATCATACCATATCAAACAAAATATTTCCGTTTTTGAAAAGCTCCTAAACTCCAACTTTGTTCGTGTTCATCGCTCATACATTATTCAGGCAAAAAAGCTGACTTCTTATTCTAAAAATGAAATTGAAATAAACTCAGTTGAAATCCCGATTGGGAATAGTTACAAAGAAAACTGGTTAAATCATTTAGATACCATTATAGAAAAATAA